From the genome of Candidatus Micrarchaeia archaeon:
TTCAACTGTAAAAGATGCAGATAATATTGTAGTTCAATTTATTTATGGTGGAGATGGACAAGACCCATCAAAAGCAGGAGAAGGAGTATATGTTGAAGCTGGACCTGCTAAAGATGATTATGAAACAGCATAAGAGGTTATGATATGATTAGAAGAAGAAAAGGATTGGTTGCACCAGGAGAAGCAGTAGGAACAGTTGCAGCACAAAGTTTAGGTGAACCAGGTACTCAAATGACTATGAGAACTTTCCATTATGCAGGAGTAGCAGAGCAAGTTCCAACAGGTCTTCCAAGATTAATCGAAATTGTTGATGCAAGAAGAACACCAAAAAAACCTTTTATGGATATTTATCTTCCTTCAAAAAATAATTCAAGAAAAAAAGTAGAACAAGTATTAACAGAAATTGAAAATACTACGTTAGGTATGTTAGGTAAATTAAAAGAAGATTTAGAAAATAAAACTATATTAATAAAATTAAATCCAGAAGCACTTAAAAATAAAAATTTAGATATTAAAGAAATTAAAAAAACAATTAAAGATAAAATTTCAGAAGTAAATGTTTCTGCATCAAAAAATATTTTAAAAATAGAATTTTCTAAATCAGATCCTTATAAAAAAATAAGAAGATATAGTAATATTCTTTCCTCTTTACATATAAAAGGAATTCCAGGTATAAAAAAAGCAATGATTGTGGATTCACAAGAAGAAATATTTATAAGAACTGAAGGTACAAATTTAGTAGAAGTTAGAAAGAATACAAATATTGATCCAGAAAGAGTTTTTACAAATGATATTAAAGAAATAGAAAAAGTTTTAGGTATTGAAGCAGCAAGAAATTCAATTTTAAGAGAATTAGGAATGGTTATGAGTATGCAAGGTATGGCAATTGATGTAAGACATTTAATGATAATGGCAGATGCAATGACTATGTATGGTCAAGTTAA
Proteins encoded in this window:
- a CDS encoding DNA-directed RNA polymerase subunit A'' — encoded protein: MIRRRKGLVAPGEAVGTVAAQSLGEPGTQMTMRTFHYAGVAEQVPTGLPRLIEIVDARRTPKKPFMDIYLPSKNNSRKKVEQVLTEIENTTLGMLGKLKEDLENKTILIKLNPEALKNKNLDIKEIKKTIKDKISEVNVSASKNILKIEFSKSDPYKKIRRYSNILSSLHIKGIPGIKKAMIVDSQEEIFIRTEGTNLVEVRKNTNIDPERVFTNDIKEIEKVLGIEAARNSILRELGMVMSMQGMAIDVRHLMIMADAMTMYGQVKSVGRHGLSGQKIGVLARAAYEETIKHLVNASVIGEEDNLVGVTENIIIGQIIPVGTGRIKLKLKL